One genomic region from Heterodontus francisci isolate sHetFra1 chromosome 14, sHetFra1.hap1, whole genome shotgun sequence encodes:
- the LOC137377097 gene encoding uncharacterized protein C11orf24-like — protein sequence MWTPLGLFLYISISSLTESSMYNLQNNGIKVLKSLHVSGAEECKLTCDDVSDQDGLECNWVVIEEKQNLCFYLHCLDIPICKGVNVEDVKTLQIGQSLPIKIFLSHVRRNRRTNKSIREIASVNISRSTSEETTLASPPITTAPVLSSELVGNRGLSTTTVSPAVTHPTTTTTSRKVTTTTVAPTTMSRKVTTTTVAPTTMSRKVTTTTVAPTTMSRKVTTTTAAPTTVSRKVTTTTAAPTTVSQEVTSTTMNKTTVAPVATTTRTTVNVTVAASSISDATPAITAAITTAPATNNSAISATEPTSLVLTSSTEYTTQLPTTSLAETTTILESNVPLSTGQQTTPAPTTVYQTIMENETSIIPNSNSTESTAFPQSIPSTTKQAGSLKTAAPSSSPKLTNKTLMLTVTPIIQSTTQLIQESTTLQKQRYTTKVNSSTPGTIPTSIMAGRASKPPEIKPRTTLAFNDGKNYVFPSVPAGSLIKYLADTSSLIAVLIFGLLFFLVSVILFAQKAFESYRRKDYVQVDYLINGMYADSDM from the exons ATGGCTTGGAGTGTAACTGGGTGGTGATTGAAGAAAAACAAAATCTCTGTTTTTATTTGCACTGTCTTGATATCCCTATCTGTAAAGGAGTAAACGTGGAAGATGTTAAAACTTTGCAAATAG GACAAAGTTTACCAATCAAGATTTTTTTAAGTCATGTGCGAAGGAATAGAAGAACTAATAAAAGCATTAGAGAAATTGCTTCAGTAAATATTTCCAGATCCACATCAGAAGAAACAACTTTAGCATCACCACCGATCACCACTGCACCTGTATTGTCATCAGAACTTGTTGGTAATAGAGGATTGTCTACAACTACAGTGTCACCAGCTGTCACCCATCCAACCACAACCACAACGTCACGGAAAGTCACAACTACAACCGTAGCCCCAACTACAATGTCACGGAAAGTCACAACTACAACCGTAGCCCCAACTACAATGTCACGAAAAGTCACAACTACAACCGTAGCCCCAACTACAATGTCACGAAAAGTCACAACTACAACCGCAGCCCCAACTACAGTGTCACGAAAAGTCACAACTACAACCGCAGCCCCAACTACAGTGTCACAAGAAGTCACAAGTACAACCATGAACAAAACTACAGTAGCACCAGTAGCCACCACTACAAGAACAACTGTTAATGTCACAGTGGCAGCTTCCAGTATTTCAGATGCCACACCAGCTATAACTGCAGCAATAACAACAGCCCCTGCTACAAATAATTCAGCAATAAGTGCCACTGAACCAACTTCACTGGTACTTACATCATCAACTGAATAtaccacacaacttcccactactagttTAGCAGAAACGACCACCATTCTTGAAAGCAATGTACCATTGTCAACTGGTCAACAAACTACGCCAGCTCCAACAACTGTTTATCAAACCATAATGGAAAATGAAACATCTATAATACCCAATAGTAATTCAACAGAATCGACAGCTTTTCCTCAATCTATCCCAAGTACTACAAAGCAAGCGGGTTCCTTGAAAACAGCAGCCCCATCTTCAAGCCCAAAATTGACCAACAAAACCCTTATGTTGACTGTGACCCCAATAATTCAGTCTACAACACAGCTAATCCAGGAATCAACAACGCtgcagaaacaaagatatacaaccaaagtgaatagttCAACTCCTGGAACCATACCCACATCCATAATGGCTGGAAGAGCATCAAAGCCACCGGAAATAAAACCTAGAACTACACTTGCTTTCAATGATGGGAAGAATTATGTCTTTCCTTCAGTGCCTGCTGGATCTCTAATCAAATATTTAGCTGACACCAGTTCATTAATAGCTGTACTAATATTTGGGCTGCTGTTTTTCTTAGTGAGTGTTATATTATTTGCCCAGAAAGCATTTGAAAGCTATAGAAGGAAAGACTATGTACAAGTGGACTATCTAATAAATGGAATGTATGCAGACTCTGATATGTAA